The Mesotoga sp. Brook.08.105.5.1 sequence ACGGGCTGTCCGGGGAACCATTGGCCGTATAGCTCAGAGAAGGAGCCGGAGTTCTTGAGACCGTCGAGAGCCTTCTGGAATGCGCTCACGATTTCGGAGGGGACGTCCTTCGAGAAACCGAGGTATGTCATGTCCAAGTCGATCGCAACTGTTGATACGGGATTAAAAGAGGCTTGTTCCCTTTTGAGAAGTTCCTGGAGAACTGCCGAGTTGAAGGGCGCGAGGTCGGTTTCCCCGACAAATAGGGCATCGAGCAATGACTCCTCGTCTTCAAAAATGATTAGGTTGTCGAATCCCTGCTCCTCTAAGAGTTTGTGGGAGTAGTATTCGCCTACCACGCCCACCGAGTTTGCGTTTCTGACGTCCTCCAGCGATTTGAATTCACTCGAGAGCTCTTCTCTCGTGTAGAGGTAAGTGTTCGTTATGACAACGGGGCCGACCCACTGATAAAGAGCTTTTCTCTGGGTCGTGAAGACAAGAGAGGGAATGCAGTATCTCCCTTCGCCCTGTAACCTTTCGAGGGCTTCGTCGAATTTAACGGGTCTCATCTCGACGTCGATGCCCGTTTCGCTTTCCAGTGATTCGATCAGATCGACAAGGAAGCCATCCAGATGGCCTTCATCCAGGTAACTGAAGGGATCGTAATCGGGATTTACAAGGAAGGTAATGGGCTGGGCCAGGCCCACAGCCGATAGAAAAAGAACAAGGATAATGGAAATCTTGGAAATAGAAGATTTCACTTTTCTGCACCTCCAATTGAGTGTGTTATGATTCCTATTCTAGACGAAATCTCACGTTTCACAAGCAACAATTATTACTGGCGAAGCTTATTGGCAAGTGGTCGTCTCACTCGGACAGCTTTTGGAAGCAGATTCTTTTCAGGATGTTCGTCTGCGTATTCCGGAAATTTGTGAAAGGGGGTTTTGAAGTGAGTTTTGAAGTGATATAATATATATGCAATAAACATATATAATGAAAAAAGGAGATGTCTAAATTGCCTTGGGTAAGAGAAGATATGTGTACCGGATGCGGACTGTGTATCAAAGCCTGTCCGGTGGAAGGAGCAATCGTAATGAAGGCGGGCAAGGCGTACATAAACAACGCGCTTTGCACCAGATGCGGGGATTGTTTCAGTGCCTGTCCGGTGAATGCAATAAGGTCAAACTCTGAAAATCCCTCTCTTAGAGCCGGTGGAGGGGGATACGGCATCGGCCGTGGAACCGGTCCTGGACAGGGAAGAGGACTGGGACGAGGTATGGGGGGAGGCAGACGCGGAGGAGGACAGGGAAAGGGCATGGGAGGACAGGGAGGAAGATAGCCAAACAATATCGTTAGGGATGTGATTCGTTTGAGTCATATATACGGAGTGGTGCCTTCAAGAAGACTTGGCAGATCGCTTGGGGTCTGTACGATACCGTTCAAGACATGCAATTACTCGTGTATTTACTGCCAGCTAGGAAGAACGACGAATATGACCAATACCAGGCAGACCTTCTATCCGCCTGAGGATATTCTATCCGAGGCAAGAACGTTTATAGAGGCTCACGGTGAAGAGTCGTTCGACGTTGTGACGGTTGTCGGAGAAGGTGAACCGACTCTGTACAAGCCATTGGATTCCATAGTGAATGGACTAAGAGAACTGACAGCCAAGCCGCTTGTGCTAATCACAAATGGCTCTCTTTTATTTGAGAGATCATTGAGAGAAGAGATAATGGATTTCGATATTGTGATGCCGACCTTCGATGCCATTGACGGGGAGAGCTTCAGAAAAATAAACAGACCCTTTGGAAAGCTAAGGTACAAAAGAGTATACAATGGTTTGCTAGAGTTTTCGAAGGAATTCAAAGGTGAAATCTGGCTGGAAGTAATGCTCGTAAAGGATTACAACGACAGTGACAAATTTCTTGGAGAACTGAAGAATAGGATCGAACTGCTGGCCCCGGCAAGAGTGTACATAAATGTTCCTGCCAGGCCACCGGCAGAAGAAAATGTAGAAATACCTGAAGAAGAGACGCTTAGATATGCCCGCGCTCTTCTGAAGGCGGAGAGTATCGAGAACCTCCCGGTCAGCAGCTTCACTACCTCTGAGAAAAAAGCGCTGGATGCAGTGATCGAGATCATCAAGCGCCATCCGATGTCGGAGAAAGACATAAAGAGTTTTGTGGAGGCGGAGTTCAATGAGGAATCGGTCGGAGATCTTCTGAAGAGACTTAGCAAGAATCCGAACGTCGAGAAGAACTCCTATCGCGGGAAGGATTTTTACAGATACATCCTTGCAGGAAGACGATCAGGAGGATGAGAGATGGGAAAGTTAATCGCAATCGGGACCAACGACGGTTTCAAATTAAACGACGACCACTTCGGGCAGTCAAGGTACTACGACATTTATGAGCTTGACGAAGGCAAATGCGCCGTCAAGCTGGGAGCAAGGCCTAATCCTTATTTCGAGAATCATAAGCATGCGGAACTCGACGAGATCCTCCAGGTTATCGGTGACTGCCCTGTATGGATCGGGGCAGCAATGGGACAGGGATCGCTGAAAAAGCTCGCCGAGATGGACTACGAGCCGGTGATTCTAGAGCCGATGACAATTGAAGAGGCATTGAAGGCGTATCTGGAAAAATGACGTTGGTGGCTTCGTCACGGCCAGTCGAGCTTTTAAACGAAGACGGCTCTAAACAGCGACCAGCGGGTTCACCGTTTTTAAGCGCGCAGCGGCTCTTCAGGGCGAGATCCCGTGCAGGTGCATCACGGGATGACCCTGAGGTCGGAAAAATAGGGACTCCATTTTTAGAAACAAGAGCAGTTGTTCCTTCATAAGAGCTTGCAGAGAGCCGTCCTTCGACGTTCGTCCAGGAGCGTGGAAGAAGCCGGGCTTCCTCCAGAGTTCTACAGTGTATCACTCCATCATCTGCGTATCTGGCAAAGGGCTTATCCGGATGAGTCCTCTCCATCCATTTGTCGAAAACGGAGTCCCTATTTATTCCTGTATTCTGGTCGTAGTGAAGGGCGGCCTTGGCTGGTCCATCTTCGGTATTATCTGGGGATTGCGATCCTTAAGATCGTGCTCAAGGCCGTATTCTTCTCCAGAATGCCGCTCTGGCTTTCGATGGGAGGGCACCTATTGATGGGCTGGCTATTGGTCTCTATAGTTTACGGCGTGTATATCAGACTAGGAATGTGGTCTATTCTCCTCATGCTCCTGGGCGGACTGTTCTACACGATCGGGGCGTCATATTAATAACGGAAAAACCCACTCCCTTCCCGGGAAAGATAGCACCATGAACTCTGGCACATACTGGTTATGCTCGGAAATTTCATTTCCTTCTCATGATGTTCCTTTATGTGCTTTCGTACTGAAATCTCTCCTATCAATAATATATTAACAGAATCAAGAAAATTGTTCCTGTTAGTTGCCTGTCATTGCTCCTGATTGTCTGTAATCTCTTCTGATTGCTCTTGGTTATAATATGGCTATAATGTTAGAATAACTGCAAACGTTTCCGGATACGTTTGCGGAGGAATCTACGTCCAATTCTGTTTTCATGGGGGTGTTGTGTGGCAATGGCACGTGTCACTATAAAGGATGTGGCTGTATCTCTCGGTTTGTCGGCATCCACCGTTTCCAGGGCGCTTAATGACAAGGGCGATGTCGATCCGAAAACGAGAAAGAAAGTGAAAGAAAAGGCCTTGGAGCTGGGGTACTTTCCAAACATGGTGGCAAAGGCTCTGAAGGGGAAGGCGCTGGGACTGCTTGGAGTTGTGATAGACGACAACGCTAATCCCTTCTACGCCGAAGTGGTGAAGGGAATGGAACGCCAGGCAAGGGAATACGGTTTTCATCTCCTTCTGGTGAACACTTCCGCCGATTACGAAGAACAGGTCTTCGCTGTCGATTTTCTTCAGAGCAAGGGTGTCGATGGTATTCTGATAGCCCCGGTAGATGACACCAAGCCATACGAAATGGAGGCTCTCAGAGTGCCGTTCGTGGTTGTCGGAAGGCATTTCGAAGAGGGAGATTTCGTAGAGGTGTACAACGATGAGGTTCTTGGAGGTTATCTGGCCACGAAGCGTCTCCTCGACGGGGGCAGGCGCAACATTGTCACCATACAGCCGGCGATGAACATTTATCCGACGCGCGGAAGAAGTGAAGGTTACCGAAAGGCTCTAATGGAGTTTTCCGCAGAACTTTACAGCCAGTCCCGCGAGTTGAAGTCTTCTCCCGAACAGGCCGGAAATTCCCTGAAAGAGTATATCAAGACACAGGGATTGCCCGATGCCATCTTCGCTTACAACGATATGTACGCGCTCGAAGCTATAACCTGCCTGAAAGGAAGGAAACTGAGGGTTCCCGAAGACGTGGCCGTGGTCGGTTACGACGACATTCCCTATTCGGTGTATGTCCATCCCGCTCTGACGAGCGTCGCGCTTGACAAAGAGTGGATGGGCAAAACCAGTGTCGAACTGCTTGTGAGAATGGTTCAGGGTGAGGAGTTGAAAAAGAAAAAGTACATACAGAAACCCGTTCTCAGAGTCAGGGACTCTGGGTAGGAGTAATGGAATAAGGGAGGGTTTACCATGAAAAGGTTTTTTCTAGTTTCTTTGATCGGTTTGCTGCTGCTCTCGGTGTCGGCCTTTGGAGTAATTACACTTGAATTCTGGACCGGCTTCACCGGACCGGACGGGAGGTTCATGCAGGAACTGGTTAACCGGTTCAACCAGGAACACAAAGACGAGATACAGGTGAACATGAGTACCATGCTCTGGGCCGATTACAACACGAAGGTGCCGATAGCTCTCGCGAGCGGGAAGGGACCTGATGTCGGAGTCGCAGCCATCGACAATCTGAGGAGTTTTGTGAGTCAGGGCATGCTCCTGCCTCTTGACAGTTATCTGGGGATCATGGGTATCAAGGAGGGCGATATCGTCTCCTCGGTCTGGGACGCGACCCATGTGGACGGAAGTATCTACGGGATCTCTCTGGACGTTCATCCCCTGGTTTTCTACTGGAACAAGGAACTCTTCAGAGAGGCCGGACTGGATCCGGAGAATCCGCCTATGACGCGCGAGGCTTTCATCGAGGCGGCGAAAGCGCTTACCAAAGACACCAACGGCGACGGCACGATAGACCAGTGGGGCACGATGATTCCAGTCGGTTGGCCGAACTACTTCATTTGGTTCTCGGCCTTCTTCTCCAACGGTGGAGAGCTTTTCAATGAAGATCTCACGAAAGCCACTTTTGCCAGTCCCGCCGGTATGGACGCCATGCAGTTCTTGGTAGATCTTGTTTTCAAGTACAAAGTCTCTCCAGAAAAGGTGCAGGTCGATGCCGATATCGACGCTTTCAAGAGAGGAACCTGCGCAATGGAATTCAACGGAATCTGGATGCTCACAAACTACATGGAAGTAGATGGGCTAGAATTCGGCGCAGGTCCGGTGCCGCAGTTCGGTTCGGAAAGACCGGCAAACTGGGCCGGCTCTCATACGCTGGTGATTTACAAACAGAGGAAACAGGATCTGGAGAAAACTGAGGCCGCCGCCAGGTTCATCGGCTGGATAAGCAACCACAGTTATGATTGGGCTCTCGCCGGGCAGATACCGGTCAACGTATCCGTTCAGAACAGCGAGCAATTCCAGGCACTTCCATATCACAGTTCCATTGCAAAGGGTGTCGCGAACGTCGTCTTCCCGCCATTTTTCCCCAAGTACGGAGATTCGACAGGCCCGATATGGGAGGCGCTGAACCTGGCCATCCTGGGTCAGAAGACCGTCGAGCAGGCTTTGAAAGACGCTGAAAAGATCAGCAACGAAATTTTGCAGGATTGATTATCCCGACGCCTTTCCCGTAAGCGGGAGAGGCGTTCTCTCTAGAGGTGGTCGCTTTGAACACCAAAAAGGCGGTTCCTTATTTGCTCCTGTTACCGCACGCGGTTTTTTTTGGGATCTTTTTCATCTTTCCGCTTTTCAAGAGCCTGTATATGAGTTTTACCGAGTGGGGGCTCTTTCAGGGAATGATCAAATACGTCGGTCTGGACAACTACGCCAGACTTTTCGACTTCGGTGGTTACCGTTCGCAGTACTTCTGGAGTGCCATCTGGGTCACTGTGCAGTTCGTTTTGTACTCGGTACCGGTACTCGTGTCCGTTTCTCTGGCGCTGGCCCTGATTCTCAACAACAGAAAATTGAAGATGAAGAGCTTCCACCTCACGGCCTTCTTCTTGCCTACGGCCCTCTCGGTGACGGTTGTGGCCGTCATGTGGAGGTGGATATTGAACGTTCATTCCGGTCTTTTGAATTATCTGCTGGGCTTCTTCGGAATCGAAAAGATACCATGGTTGACCGATCTTCCCTGGGTCTGGGGAGCGATAATCATCGCGACCGTCTGGTGGACTGTAGGGTGGAACACGGTTATTTTTCTGGGTGGACTGTCGAAGATACCGGAACCGCTTTACGACTCGGCAAAAGTAGACGGCGCCAACGCATTCAGAAGGTTTTTGAACGTGACGCTGCCAGGTTTGAAACAGGTCATGATGTTCGTGGTCATAACACAGGTTCTGGCCGGGTTCGGTCTCTTTGCACAGCCGCAACTCATGACCGGAGGAGGCCCGGGAAGGGCGACCATCCCGATAATGCTTCATATCTACGGTGAAGCCTTCAACCCCTCCAGACCGAGAATGGGCTATGCCACTGCCATGTCGCTTATAACCGGTGTGATCATCGTTTCAGTCACGTT is a genomic window containing:
- a CDS encoding 4Fe-4S binding protein — protein: MPWVREDMCTGCGLCIKACPVEGAIVMKAGKAYINNALCTRCGDCFSACPVNAIRSNSENPSLRAGGGGYGIGRGTGPGQGRGLGRGMGGGRRGGGQGKGMGGQGGR
- a CDS encoding radical SAM protein, giving the protein MIRLSHIYGVVPSRRLGRSLGVCTIPFKTCNYSCIYCQLGRTTNMTNTRQTFYPPEDILSEARTFIEAHGEESFDVVTVVGEGEPTLYKPLDSIVNGLRELTAKPLVLITNGSLLFERSLREEIMDFDIVMPTFDAIDGESFRKINRPFGKLRYKRVYNGLLEFSKEFKGEIWLEVMLVKDYNDSDKFLGELKNRIELLAPARVYINVPARPPAEENVEIPEEETLRYARALLKAESIENLPVSSFTTSEKKALDAVIEIIKRHPMSEKDIKSFVEAEFNEESVGDLLKRLSKNPNVEKNSYRGKDFYRYILAGRRSGG
- a CDS encoding NifB/NifX family molybdenum-iron cluster-binding protein, whose protein sequence is MGKLIAIGTNDGFKLNDDHFGQSRYYDIYELDEGKCAVKLGARPNPYFENHKHAELDEILQVIGDCPVWIGAAMGQGSLKKLAEMDYEPVILEPMTIEEALKAYLEK
- a CDS encoding LacI family DNA-binding transcriptional regulator yields the protein MARVTIKDVAVSLGLSASTVSRALNDKGDVDPKTRKKVKEKALELGYFPNMVAKALKGKALGLLGVVIDDNANPFYAEVVKGMERQAREYGFHLLLVNTSADYEEQVFAVDFLQSKGVDGILIAPVDDTKPYEMEALRVPFVVVGRHFEEGDFVEVYNDEVLGGYLATKRLLDGGRRNIVTIQPAMNIYPTRGRSEGYRKALMEFSAELYSQSRELKSSPEQAGNSLKEYIKTQGLPDAIFAYNDMYALEAITCLKGRKLRVPEDVAVVGYDDIPYSVYVHPALTSVALDKEWMGKTSVELLVRMVQGEELKKKKYIQKPVLRVRDSG
- a CDS encoding ABC transporter substrate-binding protein, with the protein product MKRFFLVSLIGLLLLSVSAFGVITLEFWTGFTGPDGRFMQELVNRFNQEHKDEIQVNMSTMLWADYNTKVPIALASGKGPDVGVAAIDNLRSFVSQGMLLPLDSYLGIMGIKEGDIVSSVWDATHVDGSIYGISLDVHPLVFYWNKELFREAGLDPENPPMTREAFIEAAKALTKDTNGDGTIDQWGTMIPVGWPNYFIWFSAFFSNGGELFNEDLTKATFASPAGMDAMQFLVDLVFKYKVSPEKVQVDADIDAFKRGTCAMEFNGIWMLTNYMEVDGLEFGAGPVPQFGSERPANWAGSHTLVIYKQRKQDLEKTEAAARFIGWISNHSYDWALAGQIPVNVSVQNSEQFQALPYHSSIAKGVANVVFPPFFPKYGDSTGPIWEALNLAILGQKTVEQALKDAEKISNEILQD
- a CDS encoding sugar ABC transporter permease; the protein is MNTKKAVPYLLLLPHAVFFGIFFIFPLFKSLYMSFTEWGLFQGMIKYVGLDNYARLFDFGGYRSQYFWSAIWVTVQFVLYSVPVLVSVSLALALILNNRKLKMKSFHLTAFFLPTALSVTVVAVMWRWILNVHSGLLNYLLGFFGIEKIPWLTDLPWVWGAIIIATVWWTVGWNTVIFLGGLSKIPEPLYDSAKVDGANAFRRFLNVTLPGLKQVMMFVVITQVLAGFGLFAQPQLMTGGGPGRATIPIMLHIYGEAFNPSRPRMGYATAMSLITGVIIVSVTFIQYFLFTRKSKEER